Below is a window of Streptomyces qaidamensis DNA.
GGCGACATCACCATCGGTGGCCGTCCCTCCTGAGCGGCCCACCGGGGCGGGCAGGGGCGCGGCTCAGCCGTCGGCCGGGTGGGCGGCCTCTCCCGCCAGTCCCCGCAGCAGCACGCCGGTGAAGCGGTGGACCCATTCCTCGTCCGCCGGTTCCGCGCTCACCAGAGTGCGGTGGACCACCGCGCCGGCCACCATGTCGAAGATCAGGTCGACCGTGCGGGCGGACGAGGCGGGGTCCGGTTCCGCGGGGAGTTCGCCCCGGGCCTGGGCCCGCGAGCGGCCCTCCAGGACCAGCCGCTTCTGGCGGTCGACGACCGACGCCCGGATGCGTTCCCGCAGGGCCTCGTCCCGGGTGGCCTCCGCCACCACCGCCATCAGGCCGCTCCTCGCCTCCGGAAGAGCCAGGATCGAGGCGAACTGCAGGACCACGCCCTCGATGTCGGCGGCCAGGGATCCGCGGTCGGGGAGTTCCAGCTCGTCGAAGAGCTCCGCGACCGCGTCGACGACCAGTTCGTTCTTGCCCGCCCAGCGGCGGTAGAGAGTGGTCTTCGCAACCCCGGCGCGCGTCGCGACGTCCCCCAGGGTGAGCTTGGACCAGCCCAGTTCCACCAGAGCCTCGCGGGTCGCGGCCAGGATCGCGGCGTCCGCCGTGGCGCTGCGGGGGCGCCCGGTGCGGCTGGCTGGGCTGCGGCTCTGCATCTCACGACCATAGACCCGGCGGTTCCCGTCGCGGCCGTGAGGGAGATCACCGGGGGGTGGTGTCCCGGAGCCCCGGTGGGGCATTACGCTACGACTCGTAGCGAAATCCTGTGATGGACGTACACAGGCCTCGCGCACCCGGCGCGGGGTGGGGACCCGGCGCCGAAAGGCACCGGACCGGCCTGGTTTTCACACCGTTTTTCACACGCGCGCGCAGGACGGGGGAGGATAGGCGCATGCAGCCACGGAACATGTCCATGAGCGGAGTCGTCGACCTCGCCGCGGTGAAGGCGGCCCAGGAGGCCAAGGCGAAGGCGGAGCAGGCGCGCGCGCAGTCCGCCCGGGAAGGCGGGGCGGGGGCGATCTCCCCGGCCGATCTCGTCATCGACGTCGACGAGGCGGGGTTCGAGCGGGACGTCCTGCAGCGTTCCGCCGAGGTGCCCGTCGTCATCGACTTCTGGGCCGAGTGGTGTGAGCCCTGCAAGCAGCTCAGCCCGGTCCTGGAGCGGCTGGCCGTCGAGTACAACGGCCGCTTCCTGCTCGCCAAGATCGACGTCGACGCCAACCAGATGCTGATGCAGCAGTTCGGCATCCAGGGAATCCCCGCGGTGTTCGCGGTCGTCGCGGGTCAGGCGCTGCCGCTCTTCCAAGGGGCGGCGGGCGAGGCGCAGATCCGGCAGACCCTGGACCAGCTGGTGCAGGTCGGCGAACAGCGCTTCGGCCTGACCGGTCTCACCGTCGACCCCGAGGCCGAGCCGGGCGGTGCCCCGCAGCCTTCCGAGCGGCCGGCCGGCCCGCACGACGGGCTCCTGGAAGCCGCCGTGCAGGCGCTCGACTCGGGCGATCTGTCCGGCGCCGTCCAGGCGTACAAGAACGTACTGAACGAGGACCCGGGCAACGAGGAGGCCAAGCTGGGCCTCGCCCAGGCCGAGTTGCTCCAGCGGGT
It encodes the following:
- a CDS encoding TetR/AcrR family transcriptional regulator; its protein translation is MQSRSPASRTGRPRSATADAAILAATREALVELGWSKLTLGDVATRAGVAKTTLYRRWAGKNELVVDAVAELFDELELPDRGSLAADIEGVVLQFASILALPEARSGLMAVVAEATRDEALRERIRASVVDRQKRLVLEGRSRAQARGELPAEPDPASSARTVDLIFDMVAGAVVHRTLVSAEPADEEWVHRFTGVLLRGLAGEAAHPADG
- a CDS encoding tetratricopeptide repeat protein, giving the protein MQPRNMSMSGVVDLAAVKAAQEAKAKAEQARAQSAREGGAGAISPADLVIDVDEAGFERDVLQRSAEVPVVIDFWAEWCEPCKQLSPVLERLAVEYNGRFLLAKIDVDANQMLMQQFGIQGIPAVFAVVAGQALPLFQGAAGEAQIRQTLDQLVQVGEQRFGLTGLTVDPEAEPGGAPQPSERPAGPHDGLLEAAVQALDSGDLSGAVQAYKNVLNEDPGNEEAKLGLAQAELLQRVQGVDPQQVRRDAADKPADVQAQIAAADLDLVGGHVEDAFGRLIETVQRTVGDDRDTVRMRLLELFEVVGPDDPRVIAARRALARALF